The DNA segment TTCCTCTGCAATCATCATCACTCCTTTATTTCTCCCTGTCACCAGAGAATTCAGATGCTTAAAGAATTCCACTGCCTCCAGATTCTGATTACCACCATACTTATTTGGAATCCACTGCCCTTCCTTTTTGCCGTAATCGAGGTAAAGCAAAGATGCCACCGCATCCACCCTGAGGCCGTCAATATGGTACTCCTCCACCCAGAACAGGGCATTTGCGAGCATAAAGTTCTTGACTTCAGGGCGGCCATAGTTGAAAATTTTTGTCCCCCAGTCCGGATGCTCGCCCTGACGGGGATCTGCATATTCATAGACCGCCGATCCGTCAAAATCAGCCAGTCCGTGGGCATCTTTTGGAAAATGAGCCGGTACCCAGTCAAGAATCACTCCTATATGATTTCTGTGAAGATAATCTACCAGATACTTAAACTGTGCGGGTGTTCCAAAACGTGAAGTAGGGGCATAGTATCCGGTTACCTGATATCCCCAGGAACCGTCATAAGGATATTCAGCGATTCCCATCAATTCTACATGCGTATATCCCATGGCCCTGACATATTCTGTAAGTGTTTTTGCAAAGTACTCATAGTTATAAAAGCCATCCGGATTCTCGTCACTGCAGGGATGTTTCTTCCATGAACCCGGATGTACCTCATAGATTGCAACCGGGTTTTTTTGAGGATCGTTCTTCTCTCTCTGACCCATCCAGGATGAATCTTTCCATTGATATGTTTCAATATCTGCAATCTTTGATGCTGTCCCGGGACGCATCTCTGCGGAGAATGCATATGGATCTGCTTTATAAAGCAATTCTCCCTTCTGGCTCATAATACAATATTTATAAAGCTCTCCCTCCTTCGCTTTCGGCACGAAAATCTCATAGACGCCATCGTCCCCTGTTTTTTTCATCACGTCTGCATTCTCATTCCACCCGTTGAATTCTCCAATCACAGATACGGATCTGGCATTCGGTGCCCATACCGTAAACCAGACTCCTTCTATTCCATTCTCTTTTCCTAGATGCGCACCCATCTTTTTATAAATCTCGTAATGAGTTGCATTTGCAAATAAATAATGATCTAACTCTCCAAATCTTGTCATCTTGTCTCTCCCCCTCTTTTTATCAGGTAGAAAAATACCCTGCATAAATATCACTTCTTTTCGTTTAGATATCTATGCAGGGCTGCACACTATTTTATTTCATCACTGAACATATACATCTGACTCTTTCTTAAGCTTCCCGACAGCAAAAGCGGCAGGATTAGGCAGGTTGCTTCTTAACAAATAACCTTTCTGCATTCTTTTCGGTCACCTGAATCACTTCTTCATAATCAATGTGCTTAATCTCAGCTATCATCTGCGCTATATATGGCAGATTCAGGGATGAATTCCGCTTTCCGCGATTCGGTTCAGGTGCAAGATAAGGACTGTCTGTCTCCAGAAGGATCCGATCCAGCGGTGCATAATTGACCACCTCCTTCATCTTCCTTCCGTTTTTAAATGTAACAACGCCCCCGATTCCCAGATAAAACCCCATACTGAGGTATTCTCTGGCCATTTCCCTGGAATAGGAAAAGCAATGAAGAACTCCCCCGATTTCATCGGCGTGCAATTTTTTCATCGAATGGAGTGTATCCAATGCTGCATCCCTGCTGTGCACAATGATCGGCAGTTTTACCCGATTGGCAAGCTCCATCTGTCGTTCAAACCAATAGATCTGCTCCTCGTGATTTTCTTTGTTCCAGTAATAATCTAAGCCTATCTCTCCGATTGCTGCTGCTTTCTTTTTTCGTGCCAGCCTGCGGATTCTCTCAATGATCTCTTCGTTTAAATTGCCCGTCTCATCCGGATGCAGTCCAAATGCTCCATAGATAAATGGATATTGTTCCATCAGTTGTTCCGTTGTCGTAAGACTTTCCAGAGATGAGCACACATTAATTACACGTCCGATTCCATGATCATTAAGCGAATCTAGCACTGCCTTTCTGTCATCATCAAACGCTTCATCATCGTAGTGTGCGTGGGTTTCAAAAATCATGATACACCTCATCTTTCAGGCAGATAAACCATTCTTACACATTCAAGTAAATATTAGGTTCATTATAAAACTTGATGAAAAAATAGTCAATCCCTATACAATCTGAATTAGTTTAACCATGCAGTTCTCTGATTTACTAAGAGATCTCTGCACCGGACGGCATCTCTTTTTCAGATGTCAGAAGAGACAAGGTCCCATCAGCATCTTCGGCGCACAAAAGCATGCCTTCCGAGAGAATTCCCGCCAATTTCGCGGGTTTTAAATTCACAAGAACCATCACTTTTTTTCCGACCATTTCCTCCGGAGTATACTGTGTTTTAATTCCCGATACAATCTGCTTTATCTGGCTTCCAACTCTTACCTGTGAACATAGAAGTTTTTTCGATTTCTTTACAGCTTCGCAGGATATGATCTCACCTATCTGAAACTGTATTTTGTCAAAGTCATCTATTGTGATCTCATCTTTCGGTTCTATGTCGATCACAGATTCTTTCTTCTGTGAATCCTTTGTATCTTTTTCGGGAGACTGACTTTCTTTGAGCTCTTTTAGTTTTGGTTTAAGGGCCTCAACTTTTTCCATCGTCTCCTTGACATCCAGGCGTTTAAAGAGTATCTGAGGTTTGTCAGTCACCTTTGTTCCTGACGGATACAGACCAAACACAGACAGTTCATCGTAATCTTTCTTTCCCACATTCAGCTGTGAAAGAATACGTTCTGTCGTCTCCGGCATATACGGTTCCAGAAGATTTGCGCCGATACAGATTCCCTCCACTAGATTATACAATACTGTGGAAAGCCGATCCTTTTTTTCAGGGACTTTTGCCAGAGCCCATGGCATCGTCTCGTCTATATATTTATTGCATCTCTTAAACAGATTGAAGATTTCGGTGATTGCATCGGCAACTCTAAGTTCATCCATCTTGGCTTCAACTTTAGCACGGATTGATATGATCACAGACTTGAATTCATCATCTGGTTCTTCCACGGCACCGGTATCATTGACAATACCATCAAAATATTTATTTGACATGGAAATCGTCCGATTCACTAAATTTCCCAATGTGTTGGCAAGCTCAGAATTCATCCTCTCCACCATAAGCTCCCATGTGATAACTCCATCATTTTCAAAGGGCATTTCATGAAGTACAAAATAGCGTACCGCATCTACTCCAAACAGATCTGCCAGATCATCCGCATAGATAACATTTCCCCTCGATTTACTCATCTTCCCGTCATTTTGTAAAAGCCATGGATGTCCAAAAATTTGTTTTGGAAGGGGGAGATCCAGTGCCATAAGGAAAATCGGCCAGTAAATCGTATGAAAGCGTACAATATCTTTTCCAATCAGATGAAGATCTGCCGGCCAATATTTCTTAAACTTTTCGCTGCTGCTGCCATCACAGTCATATCCAATTCCCGTGATATAGTTCGTCAAAGCATCCAGCCATACATAAACTACATGTTTTGGATCAAAGTCAACCGGAATCCCCCATGTAAACGAAGTACGAGAAACGCATAAATCCTGTAACCCTGGTTTCAGAAAGTTATTAATCATCTCATTCTTTCGGGAAACCGGCTGAATAAACCTGGGATGTTCATTAATATAGTCAATCAACCTTGGTGCATATTTACTCATCTTAAAAAAATAGGCTTCCTCTTTCGTCGGAGTAACCTCACCGCCACATTCGGGACATCTTCCGTCAACAAGCTGAGACTGTGTGTAAAAGGATTCACACTCTGTGCAATACTGTCCCTCATAAAACCCCTTGTAGATATCTCCCTGATCGTATAGTTTTTTAAAAATCTTCTGGACCTGGACCTCATGGTCATGATCCGTAGTACGTATGAACTTATCATAGGAGGTATTCATCAAATCCCAGATGCGCTGTATCTCTCCAGATACATCGTCAACAAATTCCTTCGGGCTTACTCCTTGATCCTTTGCTCTCTGCTCAATCTTCTGTCCATGTTCATCTGTTCCCGTCTGAAAATACACATCATATCCCTGCATTCTCTTAAATCTGGCAATGCTGTCAGCAAGAATAATCTCATATGTGTTTCCTATATGGGGCTTTCCCGACGTATATGCAATGGCAGTCGATATATAATATTTTTGTTTTTCCAATCTTCACAACTCCTTAAAATTACCGTGATATAAAGATATCATAGCATACTTGTCCGCTTTTGGAAAGACACGGTTTTTGTTTTTTCGTTGACATAATACCACTTGTAGATTATACTAA comes from the Blautia liquoris genome and includes:
- a CDS encoding TatD family hydrolase; the protein is MIFETHAHYDDEAFDDDRKAVLDSLNDHGIGRVINVCSSLESLTTTEQLMEQYPFIYGAFGLHPDETGNLNEEIIERIRRLARKKKAAAIGEIGLDYYWNKENHEEQIYWFERQMELANRVKLPIIVHSRDAALDTLHSMKKLHADEIGGVLHCFSYSREMAREYLSMGFYLGIGGVVTFKNGRKMKEVVNYAPLDRILLETDSPYLAPEPNRGKRNSSLNLPYIAQMIAEIKHIDYEEVIQVTEKNAERLFVKKQPA
- the metG gene encoding methionine--tRNA ligase, whose product is MEKQKYYISTAIAYTSGKPHIGNTYEIILADSIARFKRMQGYDVYFQTGTDEHGQKIEQRAKDQGVSPKEFVDDVSGEIQRIWDLMNTSYDKFIRTTDHDHEVQVQKIFKKLYDQGDIYKGFYEGQYCTECESFYTQSQLVDGRCPECGGEVTPTKEEAYFFKMSKYAPRLIDYINEHPRFIQPVSRKNEMINNFLKPGLQDLCVSRTSFTWGIPVDFDPKHVVYVWLDALTNYITGIGYDCDGSSSEKFKKYWPADLHLIGKDIVRFHTIYWPIFLMALDLPLPKQIFGHPWLLQNDGKMSKSRGNVIYADDLADLFGVDAVRYFVLHEMPFENDGVITWELMVERMNSELANTLGNLVNRTISMSNKYFDGIVNDTGAVEEPDDEFKSVIISIRAKVEAKMDELRVADAITEIFNLFKRCNKYIDETMPWALAKVPEKKDRLSTVLYNLVEGICIGANLLEPYMPETTERILSQLNVGKKDYDELSVFGLYPSGTKVTDKPQILFKRLDVKETMEKVEALKPKLKELKESQSPEKDTKDSQKKESVIDIEPKDEITIDDFDKIQFQIGEIISCEAVKKSKKLLCSQVRVGSQIKQIVSGIKTQYTPEEMVGKKVMVLVNLKPAKLAGILSEGMLLCAEDADGTLSLLTSEKEMPSGAEIS
- the glgB gene encoding 1,4-alpha-glucan branching protein GlgB gives rise to the protein MTRFGELDHYLFANATHYEIYKKMGAHLGKENGIEGVWFTVWAPNARSVSVIGEFNGWNENADVMKKTGDDGVYEIFVPKAKEGELYKYCIMSQKGELLYKADPYAFSAEMRPGTASKIADIETYQWKDSSWMGQREKNDPQKNPVAIYEVHPGSWKKHPCSDENPDGFYNYEYFAKTLTEYVRAMGYTHVELMGIAEYPYDGSWGYQVTGYYAPTSRFGTPAQFKYLVDYLHRNHIGVILDWVPAHFPKDAHGLADFDGSAVYEYADPRQGEHPDWGTKIFNYGRPEVKNFMLANALFWVEEYHIDGLRVDAVASLLYLDYGKKEGQWIPNKYGGNQNLEAVEFFKHLNSLVTGRNKGVMMIAEESTTWPKVTGDVHDGGLGFTFKWNMGWMHDFLDYMELDPYFRKYNHNKMTFSLTYAYSENYILVLSHDEVVHLKKSMLKKMPGDPAHKFKNLMAGYSFMIGHPGKKLLFMGQDFGQLREWSEQRELDWYLLREKSHEHLQAYFRDLMLVYKKYPALYANDTAEGFEWINADDSERSIYSFIRKSPTGKNNLLFVCNFTPVDRPDYRVGVPKGKQYRLILDSSDVRYGGESKDRKQIYRAVKRECDGREFSIGYNLPGFGVAIFRY